The sequence below is a genomic window from bacterium.
ACGCTACGACCACTGTCTCGTCACCGGCGCTTCGTCCGGAATCGGCCGCGCCTTCGCCGCGGCGCTCGCGCCGCGCGCCGCGCGCCTCACGTTGACCGCGCGCCGCGCGGAGCGGCTCGAGGCGCTGGCCGCGGAACTGCGCGCCGCGCGCCCCGCGTTGGA
It includes:
- a CDS encoding SDR family NAD(P)-dependent oxidoreductase, translated to MRLPAPRYDHCLVTGASSGIGRAFAAALAPRAARLTLTARRAERLEALAAELRAARPAL